In a single window of the Oryctolagus cuniculus chromosome 2, mOryCun1.1, whole genome shotgun sequence genome:
- the IL36A gene encoding interleukin-36 alpha has translation MAKAFSTPAPVLRHIQDLNHQVWVVQDQTLTAVPRKHSMVPATVSLIPCQYPETLETEKGIPMYLGLDKPDVCLFCTKTREQPMLQLEDKNIMTLYHHPEPVKPFLFYHSKSGRTSTFESVAFPGWFIAVCSEGGCPLFLTQDLGKAYTTDFELTPVN, from the exons ATGGCTAAAG CATTTTCTACACCAGCACCTGTCTTGAGGCACATTCAGGATCTCAATCATCAGGTGTGGGTCGTTCAGGACCAGACCCTGACAGCAGTGCCAAGGAAGCACAGTATGGTTCCAG CCACTGTTAGCTTAATTCCATGCCAATATCCAGAGACTCTTGAGACAGAAAAAGGAATACCCATGTACCTGGGATTGGATAAACCAGATGTTTGCCTCTTCTGTACAAAGACCAGAGAGCAGCCCATGTTGCAGCTGGAG GACAAGAACATCATGACCCTGTACCATCACCCCGAGCCTGTGAAGCCCTTTCTCTTCTACCACAGTAAGAGTGGCAGGACCTCAACCTTCGAGTCAGTGGCCTTCCCTGGCTGGTTCATTGCTGTCTGCTCCGAAGGAGGCTGCCCGCTCTTTCTGACCCAAGATCTGGGAAAAGCCTACACCACGGACTTTGAGTTAACGCCTGTGAATTAA